The genome window cctcccctcctcttccctttccctttccctttccctttccctttctcctttcctttccttcccttcccttttcttctctttcctctcctctcctcttttcttcttttctttcactttctcagtAAGAGTTAGGGCTTCAAAAGCACACAGCTTTCCAAGAACCCAGATTCTGATAGAAATTCACACTGTAATGAAGTAATTAAATATTCAAGTTTTTAATGACAACTTTTGCTCTTGGCATATATTTGGGGGACTGAGGTAGGACAGTGTGGAGAGAAGGGATGGGTCAGGGAAAAACAACCTTGCTATTGTGTATACAAACCAAAACTTTCTTagcctttttcacctcatcttgcatggagctcgaaggaatcatgttaaatgagataagccagaaagagaaggatgaatacagaatgatctcactcagaggaagaggaaacacaaaggaaaGCTTGGACTagtttggggtattgcaccaaagcaaaggactctggtgtgAAGGAGACCTGAAAAAGAATTGAAGGGGtagttgaggtcctggtgcatgatgggagaaAAGAGCCtaagggtgagagtattttgagGACATCTATCATGATGAGATGAGAATTTTTACTTGTGTGTCAATTACTGTACTGTAAGCTACTACCCcccctgcaattaaaaaaaaaagcaaccttgTCTACTTTGAGTAGAGTTGGTTCAAATACTGTCACCAATATGTATTTAATAGTACTGAGATATACACATGAATTTAACATATGTGTGATTCTGGTTCTTCTTCAAATCTCACTCATTCCCCTGCACCCTCCcgcttttttcccttcttcttgggTCTCTGTAGATCATCTATAGAAGTACTGCATAAAACTATGTAAATAGGAAACAATGTCATGGTCACACTCTCCTTCCTGTGAACACTCAGCCTTAGACCAAATACATACCTCAATTACATCTTTCATTTCAAAGTGAACCTATCCTACTGGCACACTCCCTTAAATAGCATTAAAGCAAAAACACAGCACAGGCAGCATTTAACAACATGGGTAGCCATGGAAACATATGATTCAAGAATATATAAACAGGAATGAATAATTAGAGGAGAGATTCATTTCTACATTTGTCTTTTCTCCAAGACCCAGAACACAAAGCTCTCTTTTCCCTGTCATCTCGATTCGGACAGTTCCTCTTTAGGCTGCATTCTAACTAAAAAATATGCAAAATTATCCAATAAGGTCTTTAATTTTGCCAAGCTTAATAGACACATTTCTTTGCAGGCAAGTGACAAAAATACAGCAGTGTCCATTGTTGCCCAGACAAGATACTGGGGCCCCAAAAGATCTTGCTTTGGGGATGGGAGTTAAACTGTATTTGCAAtatgatgagaaagagagagtgatgtTCACTTTCAGAAATGGGAAACATGGGTAGCCTCTCTGGAGGTCCTCTGCAGAGTAGGGAGGCTGAAGGGATACTGGGTCTTCTGAGGTGGACCAAAGGCATTGTTAGGTAAGTAGCATTGTGTGAGTAAGGCCATATGACACCCCACATTTGCAACAAGGGAAGCCTTAGATAAACTCCACAGCAGGCTAAGTGGGTCCTTAGCTAAGCAAGATGGCGATGGTTTTAAAATCATATAACCCTAGGTTTTCCTTAGAATCACCTAACTTGGGGAGCACTGCACAGATAGTGTTCCAGACTTCTCCCCAActcaaagaaacacacacacacacacacacacactacaccacaccacaccacaccacaccacaccacaccacaccacaccacaccacaccacaccacaccacacatatCTTAGGTACCCCTCCACAACTGTGTACCAGGTCTCCCAATTCTGCCCTGCCTTTCATctacagagtcctttgttttggttaaatacaccaaatccactccaactttttctttgtgttttcctttttttgtccttgtttagacttatttagctttatttttatgagcaagaaagagaaaaaagaaaagagagagacacaagtACTGCTTGGTTCTGATAGATAGAAGCTGGGACTGCAAACATACAAATCTTGTATTGTATTGctgaactattttttttcaaCCACATTTACTGGctcatataaatatttaaaaacaaatccaTCTGTATTCCCTTTATGTGTCCTTGACAACATTTATTACAGTTTTTAGTAAACAAACTACTGTAAATATCCATAAAGGGGAAATGAATTTCACAACATGAAAGAGAGGTCAGTAAATGACCAAATATACCAATCTTTGagaagatatattttttctttttttaagattaagcCACTGATTTGCAACTTTAATTAAAATAAGTTTTGTCAGGGTAGTGAAAATGTTCTCAACAAGTTCTGACAGTACTTGGAAGTTTTACATAAAAAGTTTCAACTAAAAAATAATACACTTAGACACAAGTTTTACATTTAAGAATTCTACCAAGTTCAACAAATAAAGAATGGTGGCATTTCAATTTACATCAGTTCTCTGGTGCAGAATAAAATTTCCATGTACGATATTCCCACTGCATAGACGACTTCTAGTGGGCATTGGCGTACAGTCTGTTTTTGATGAAGATGACGTGGGACAGATGTTGCCTGATGCCAGGATAGTGCTGAATGTGACAAAACCAGCAAGACATATTAagatatttctccttttcttgaaCTGTCAGATCAACTATAAAGTAGTGCAGCCCATAGTACAGTAAGACATCTGCTAAGGTAAAGTTATATCCTGTAAGGTAGACTTTACCCTCAAGGTAAGAATTAAGATTCTTCAAGAGAGTGCGGACTTCCTCTTTACCACAGGGCCCATCTACTCGAGTTACCCTATATTCCAGCCACTGTTGAACAATTGCCTTTTCCTCTGTAGTATACCCAAGTAAATACTCTTTGTTGGCTTGCTTGACCAGGTGAGCTGCTATAGTCGTCAATCCTGTTAGACTTAGACCATTGTTTGTTTGAAGGACAGGAACCTGCTGCTTGCCCTGTACACTGTATTTGTGTCCCCCTTGCAAAACCAGCCATTTCTCCAGAAGCGTCAGCTCCCCGGCTGCCGCCATCTCCCAGCTGAgcacctgctgagctattttactgAATGGGCATCTaccatttaattttaattttttttttttgtcattgggaCCTCACTGCCCTGGACAGAGGCTTTCAGAATTAGATAGAAAATGAAGaagagacatcaaagcactgaagcttcctctagtgcaatGGGTTCTGGCTCAAATGTGTTGCACACAAATCTCTGTTCTCTCTGATAACTACCAGTTTTCAGTCTATGAGTAAATTCAGTTATTATGTTTTGCAAACtcctttgttttagttatttatattcaaCAGGTGAGTGAGTACAGCCGATAATTACTTGTCACTTTTGTACTTatttcacctccagttccacctatTTTGTCCTAAAAGCCACCATGTTTTTTACTGACAAGTTAGTATTACATGGAGTGCATAATCTACATCTCTTTAATCCAGTCACTTGCCAACGGGTTTTGTTATTAAGAACTgtgctatgaacacagaggtgTAGATATGTCTTCGATTtagttcctccccccaccccaaaagcaTCAGGAAAGTAATTAGGAGCGGTGCTCCAGGATTGTAAGGTAGTTCCTTCTTTTAGCTAAtttttttggtgtatggtgtcaaCAGGTGGTTCAGTTTTGTTATCTTACATGCCACTGTTTGtcttttttgggggtgggtgAGGGAGGACACTGGAATGAATACAGGGCCTCTCACATGCTCAATAACACTACTGAGTGGTTTCCCTTggtcatttttttattctttattctacagggagaaagaaggaaagaaag of Erinaceus europaeus chromosome 14, mEriEur2.1, whole genome shotgun sequence contains these proteins:
- the LOC103108975 gene encoding eukaryotic translation elongation factor 1 epsilon-1-like, which gives rise to MAAAGELTLLEKWLVLQGGHKYSVQGKQQVPVLQTNNGLSLTGLTTIAAHLVKQANKEYLLGYTTEEKAIVQQWLEYRVTRVDGPCGKEEVRTLLKNLNSYLEGKVYLTGYNFTLADVLLYYGLHYFIVDLTVQEKEKYLNMSCWFCHIQHYPGIRQHLSHVIFIKNRLYANAH